A region of Micromonospora chokoriensis DNA encodes the following proteins:
- a CDS encoding DUF4190 domain-containing protein, producing MTNPPPDGWSDPTWSAQPSSPAPDPTLVAGQPVPTQPGPAHPYAPVDPYTPGDPYAGAKVQPVAAYGPPGYPPPHPGYGYPPQPKTNGLAIASLVLALVGVTTCGVTAPIGAILGHVAQKQIRASGEGGEGMAKAGIIVGWIITALMVLGIAFYVAAIIFAVTTGDSGSSSY from the coding sequence ATGACCAACCCCCCGCCCGACGGCTGGAGCGACCCCACGTGGTCGGCGCAGCCGTCGAGCCCCGCACCGGACCCGACCCTGGTGGCCGGTCAGCCGGTACCCACCCAGCCCGGCCCCGCCCACCCGTACGCGCCCGTGGATCCGTACACGCCGGGCGACCCGTACGCGGGTGCCAAGGTGCAGCCGGTGGCGGCGTACGGCCCGCCCGGCTACCCGCCGCCGCACCCCGGTTACGGCTACCCGCCGCAGCCGAAGACCAACGGCCTGGCCATCGCCTCGCTGGTGCTGGCCCTGGTCGGCGTCACCACCTGCGGCGTCACCGCGCCGATCGGGGCGATCCTCGGCCACGTGGCACAGAAGCAGATCCGGGCCAGCGGCGAGGGCGGTGAGGGAATGGCGAAGGCCGGCATCATCGTCGGCTGGATCATCACCGCGCTGATGGTGCTGGGCATCGCCTTCTACGTCGCCGCGATCATCTTCGCGGTCACCACGGGCGACAGCGGCAGCAGCAGCTACTGA